AGCACGCCACGTGGCCCCAGATTCAATTCGTGGGAGTTTTGGCCTCACTGACACCCGCAACACCACCCATGGCTCCGGTGAGTCTGTGTCCATAGCCACAAATAAGGGGGGATGGTTTGAGTGGGTGGGCAGGCCAGATGGTGGCATTGAGCTCCTTCCAGTGAGCTTTTTTTCCAGAATGTGCTTCTGGccttttgtgccatctttatggGCCAGGTGAGGCCCCAAGACTGAGGAGCAGACAGGAGCAGTAGAGGCCCAGATTCTGCACATGATTCCACTGCCTCTTGCCCCCATTCTGCACTCCCTGCTAGGATCCTTTCTCTATCCTACCTCCTCTTACAGACTCTGTGACTTCAGCCAGGAGAGAGATTGCAGCCTTCTTCCCTGACTTCAGTGAGCAGCGCTGGTATGAGGAGGAGGAGCCCCAGCTGCGCGGCGGCCCTGTGCGCTCCAGTCTGGACGGGGCGTCCACTGCGCGGCCTGAGGCAGGCCTGTCAGTCTGTGAAGGCTGGTGGCATTGTTAGCCTTCCTGTCCAGAGCATCCTCCCAGGACCAGGGAGGGCTCATGGCGCCCTCTCTGCGAGGCACCACCACCTATCCGAGGGCCTGGCTCCTCACCGGCACCGCCTTCAGGATCTAACTCTATCTACCTCTTCACCGGAATGTTCTTGGGTGGTTCAGAGGGATGATAGTTCCTCTTTTTTCCCTGAAAACTATTCATCCTTTTTCAAGGACGAGCTTGCCTAACTGACTCTGCAATGACTCTGAATGAGCCACAGTTGGCCTTCTTCCACAATGCAGGCAGTATTCTGAATCCTCACTGCTGGGAGAACTGCCCTGTGTGCCTTCTCTCCACTCTTCACTGGAGTGATTAAACCTGTCCTGAAACCGAGTTCCGCCCTGTGCTACCCGAACAAAGAAGTGTGTAGGGATCTCCCAGGAGGTTCACACACGCACAGTGTGCAGCTTAGGTTGTGCGTAAAGGCACCCGGCAACAGAGCTCAGTGTGGGCTCAGATCCATGCTGTGCATCTGACACAGGGCTCCGTCCTGGAGGAACGGGCAGCTTTGATTTGAACAAAGGTGTGTCTTCCCGGTAGAGGCATATGATTCACTTTTTTTCTGAGGTGCACAAAGCCACTAAAGGTAGTCTTGCCTTTGTTGTAGCTGAGGGTGACAGTTGTCAATTGCTGCATGATGAGTCACCTCAAAATTTTTTGGCTTAATGCcttagctggatagctcagttggttagagcattgtcccgaagcacagaggttgctggtttgatccctgatcagggcacattcaggaacagattgatgttcttgtctctctctctgtctctctccccctcctctcttgctaaaatcaattaaaaattttttacattcaGTGGCTTAAAAGAATAATGATTTATTATGTGTCGATTGGCTGGGTGATTCTGCTGATCTCACTTGGACTCACTCATGTGGCTGCATTCAGCAACTGGGCCCAACATAGTCTTTTATCTTGAGCTTCTTCATGGCATGGTTGTTTCAGGGTTCTAAGAAGACAGGCCCCCATTCACAAGCTTATGAAGCTTCTGCTTGTGTCATGTTTGCTAATATCCCATTGGCCAAAGCGAGTCACATGGCCAAGCACAGAATCCAATTGGTAGTGGCCTGCTAAAGGCATGGATACTGTAATCACTGGGGTTATAACCATGACAATCTACAACACTGGGAATAGTGAGGGGCCTTAAAATGATATAGaacttataaaacaaatatttgtgccctggccggatagctcagttggttggagcattgtcccaaagcacagaggttgccagttcaatccccggtcaggacacatacaggaacagcttgatgttcctgtctctgtgtctccctctttccctgactctctgtaaataataataataataataataaaaatattagcacAAGCCaataaaggaaatgaagaaatagaacaGGAAGGTCCAGGTCGAAATTCCAGGTTCAAGGTATAGTAATGGTCCAGGTCCCAGTCCAGATCCAATGGCCACGTCTCATGTCAGGTACAAAGTTGCAGGTCGAATTCATGTCTAAGTTGCGGGTTCAATGTCTAGAGCTAGGTCAAAGTTCAGGACAAGTTCATGTCCAGATCCAGGGTCCAGGTATGAAGTCCAAGTCCTATTAGAAGTTCAGGTTCAAGATCCATATTTGCAGTTAAGGTCCAAATCCATATTTATAAGCAAAGACCGACCATGTCTAAGGTTCGGTCCAGGATTCAGGACCGTCCCAGTACATCATTGAGATCTGATGTCTAGTTCCGAGGTCCAAATCCAAGGATTATGTCAATGTCCAAGGCCAAAGGCCAGGTTGAGATTCAAAGTACGGTTTAAGGGCTAAGTTGGGATCAGAGATCAAGGTTTGAAATACAAATTGAAGATTCGGGAATAAGTACCAAAGGCTATTTTTCACGTCCAACTGCACGTTCAGGTCCACAGTCCGTGTCTGTTCTCAAAGTGTAGGTTCAATGGTAAGACAGGGAAGTGGGAGAGCACTGGGAGGTAGTTGTGAAGTATCTCACAGAAAGCTGATGGTGACTATGGAAGCTGGAAAACAGTCAAGAGAGTCTAGTGGAAGGTTTGAGTAAGAAAAGTaatctagcctggcctgtggtggcgcagtggatggagcatcgacctggaatgctaaggtggctggttcaaaaccctgggcttgccaatcaaggcacatatgatgagcaatcaatggacaactaaactGAAACAACTATAAATTGGTAATTCttgctcccccaccctcctctttctgtaaaatcaatcaatttatatatatatatataatgtaaaaggaaagaaaaaagtaatctaATTCTGCTGGGGCTGCAAGAAAGATAAAGACTGAGGGGAAAAGGGggattagaaaagaataaaatctgcctggcctgtggtggtgcagtggatggagtgttgacctggaatgctgggatcgccagttgaaaaccctgggcttgcctggtcagggcacatgtgacaaacaagcaatgaacaactaaaatgaagcaactatgtgctgatacttcttgctctcccctcctctctctgtaaaatcaacaaatcttgaaaaaaagatCATTGGTGTTGTCAACATAATGTTCACGAAGTGGTGAGGACAGAAACAAGACTGCAGAGGGTTGAGAAGGGTGTGGGGCAAGAGGAAAAAGTGGATAAATGGGGATTACTTCCAAATTTGTTAAAGAAGAGATGCAGTAGAtgcaacctgacctgtggtggcgtggtgaataaagcgttgacctgggacgctgaggtcaccagtatgaaacctcgggcttgcccagtcaaggcaaggtcgaggcatgtatgggagttgatgcttcctgctcctccaccattctttctctctctctctctctttctctctctctctctctctctctcccctccctgcactaatttttttttaaaaaaagagacacagtAGATGCACATAAAATGGCATCAGAAGAGTTTTTTCAGAATAATAATTAGAACACACATAAATGCTAAGGAAGTGGAGTCAGAGAGGGATTGGTTTACAATAAATATAACTTATAGTCACTAATATAAAATTCCTGAGAGGCAAGAGGGGCTAGGATCTCAGAACACAGGAGTGTGGGGACTAGGAGAGtaaaacaggaaagagaaagcCAACCCAAGAATGGGGTGCTGAGCTGGTCACCACTGTGGACAGCTGGCCCCAATCTAGCTGGAGGTCCTCTTGCGTCCCACAGAGGCCTAGGAGGATGGGGATTTGCTCATTGGTTTCTGTCACCCGTTGTCAAGCATTCACCAAGAAGATGGAACTTTTTTCAGGGTCTAAATTTGCATATTGCCAGAAGGGCTCCCTGCACTTCCTCAGCAAAGGAGCTCCTGGGAGGAGCCGAGAGAAATGGGGTGAGGAACTCTCTGGTTTCGCCCCCGGGGCAGCAACAGTCCCAGTACGAATGTGGCTGACAGGGTGTGAGGCCGGCAAAAAACTTGTCCAAGGCTGCCCTCCTGTGGTCATGCTTGGCTGTGCATGTGCCCTACAGGGAGTTCAGCATATGTAACTCAGAGCCTGGTAATCTGGCTCAGCCACAGCCCTATTAGTGAGGAATCAACTCATTCTACTGCAGCTAGACCTGAGGCTGTAACTGAGTCTTATCTCCGTCCTTTACCAACCATATTGTAATTCCTTCACCCCGAATCAGCACTTACAGGTCCAAGATGCTTACCTACTGGGGAAACACAAACCTTTATCTCTAAGCTCATTCTTTCCCTGCTATGCGACCTCCAGAGAAAATAGATGTCTCTCTGTGACTTTTAGCTAAGGCCCTGGGAAAGGGGGCAGCACTATGGTGGTAGATGGGTAGGATTCTtgtctttatttactttattttttaaaatactctttttttaaagattttatttattgattttagagagaagagaaagagaaaagggggaaggatcaggaagcatccactcatagtagttgcttctcgcttctcatatgtgccttgactgggcaagcctggggttttgaactagcaactccagcattccaggtcaacgctttatccactgtgccaccacaggtcagattcttttttttttttttttttttaacagagacagagagagagtcagagagagaaatacggatagacaggaacagagagagatgagaagcatcaatcatcagtttttcattgcaataccttagttgttcattgattgctttctcatatatgccttgactgtgggccttcagcagaccgagggagcccttgcttgagccagtgaccttgggtccaagctggtgagcttttgctcaaatcagatgagcccgcactcaagctggcaacctcagggtctcgaacctgggtcctctgcatcccagtccgatgctctatccactgtgccactgccaggtcagacAGATTGTtggtgggattttttttgtttgttttttagcaagagagaaagagaatgagagagagggacagacagacagtcaggaagggagaaagaaagagatgagaaacataaactcgtagttgcagcaccttagttactcattgattactttctattAGCAATAATTGCACCTCagataaacctcattggctacgATACTGATGattagtttctcatatgtgtcttaacgtCTTAACTGGTgggggccagtgaccccttgctcaagccagtgaccatggggtcatgtctatgatcccacgctcaagccagggaccccgcactcaagccagtgaccatgtgacttaacttagctgagccagtgaccccttgctcaagccagtgaccatggggtcatgtctatgatcccacgctcaagccagggatcccgcactcaagctggatgagcccacgctcaagctgacaacctcggggtctcgaacctgagtcctcagcatcccaggctgacgctctatccactgtaccaccacctggtcaggcagattcttGCTTTTAATGATACAACATTTTTGTACCATTTGATTCCTAAACACGAACCACAACTTAAATTTGCTGCCCAGCCAAAGAAAGAGTGATGTGTCTCAGTGCCAGAGGAAAAGCCAGAGGTGTGAGGGGCTTTTGCAGAGAGAAGATTTTTAAGGGGAATTGGAACTTTATGGGCATCAGAACCCTGCTGACCTTAGAACCCAGCCAGCCATGAGACCGAACCGTGTCTCTGTGTTTAACAAAAAGCCGGACCCCTCCCTCCACTGTCGCCCCTGTAGGAGCAGGCACAGCTCAGCAGCAGCCCCACCAGTGCTGCCCACAGAGGAGACCTCCGTAAGTCCCCACAGGGTATTCAGTGAGGAGGGCGGGAGGGATGAGGCCTTGGGGAGCCGCCCGGAGAATGGAGACGCTGTCCTGGACCTCTTGGCCCGCTGCCTCGCACCATGCGCTCCTGGATGAAGCAGCTGCCCCGCCCCCTGTGTTTTGCCCACCCATGTGCGTGTGGTGTGCACATACACAGCCCCCCAGAACCCACTGTGGTAAGTGGAGAAGCCAAGACAAGTGAAATTGAAGCCTGGAAAAAATTGCTTTcacaagaatttatttttcagagtccAGAAGTGGGAGCCAGGCAGGGCAAAACAGACCCTTAGGACTCTTCTTCCCTGGGCCTGATATTCGAAAAAAAATCCTTGATTCTCTGGATGATCCGCCCAATCTTCTGCTTGCCTTTCTGGATGAGTTGGCCCAGCCTGCTGCCCAGATCGCCGAATATGACATTCTGGAGCTGTGCACCAGGAGGAATCAGACTCCTTGTGGGGGCTGGACCCAATGTCAAGACCCCTCCCCACCCAGACAACCCCCTGCCTGGGCCACCCTGGGAGCTTTGAGGCTCTAGTTCACCCTCTGGCTACGACCTTAGGACTCTTATGAGTCCCTGCACCCATAAACAGACAAGAAAACAGGTCCCGAGATGGCTTGTggcttcccaaggtcacacagcccagCACAGCTATGACAGTGCATGGGCTAAAAGCCCATAACTGTCAGTGGCTAAgtcagtggctctcaaacttcAGCAGGGGTCAGAACTTTCTGGAAGGCTTGTTTAATACAAATTGCCAGGTCCCATCCCAGGGCCTGAGACCGCAGGTCTGAGTGGGGCCTGGGAACCTGCATTTCAACAAGTTTCCAGCGGAGGACCACACtctgagaagcactgctctaagGGGCTGCAGAGCCAGTCCTGGAGACTTGGGGCTCTGGCTGAGGAAGGAGCTCAGGGTAGGAGGGGCTTTCTCTGCCCTAAATGGGGCAGTGGCTAATTGGTCCGTGTCTGTTCTATGCACTACTCACCATCAGCTTCTACAACTCAGAAGGGGCCACTCACCTCGTCGCAGCTGATGTCAAAGTAGCCATTATCCCGGTCCAGGAAGACTGTCCCTATACACTGCTTCACCAGCTAAAAAAGAGAGGCTTGGGGTCAAACTGGAACCTCCATGCTGTATCCTTCCAGCCTCACCCCAGTGTCTGGAAACGTTCCCCAGAGGCCTCTGGTTCAGCATCTTGGGAAGCATCCCAACACCAGGCCCCGAGCCTCACCCCATTCTCCTTGAAGTTACACTGCTCAGGTGGCCGCCGCGTTGTCTTGGAGCACACAGTCTCTTTCACTGCAAAGCTCACAATCTTTGGGGTGTTTGGGTCGTCATCCTGGCCATGAGAGAAAGTAGGGAGACCAGGATTGGGCCCCTGCTTGCCCTCTCTGATCGgctcccctgcccaccccccaccaaaAGAACAGCCTTTCAATAGCCCCTAGTTGGACCCTGGCGCTGGGTCTGGCGTGGGGGTGCAGAGGTGAGCGACAGAGCCGCCCCTGCCCTCCCGGAGCACAGAGAGCCTGCGGACCTCAGACAAGCTCTAAGGGATCCAAGGGAAATCAGGGGCCTGCTGGAGGAAAATCGTCGCCACTGGAACCTCAAGGCTGAGCAGAGCCCTCCCGTGTTCGGGACACAACAGAGTGCAGAGGAAACTTAGAGCAGAGGAGTCACATCCTAGACCCAATGACCCCTTTCTTGTCCCTGGAATGCCCAGAAATCCCTGAAGCCCGAATGCGGGTGCAGAGGGCACCTGTTTGCACCGCACTGCTTCTAAGGCAGGGGCTGTCATCAGGGAAGGTTTCCTATAACAGGTGGGATCCCACCAAAGGGGAGAAGCGCCTTTCCGATAGGAGGTCCAGCATGAGAAAAGGGGGTGGCAGTGTGGCCAAGCCTGATGGGGGCAGAGCCCCGCTCCCCAGCACCCCACCCTCACTCACTCCCGGGGGCAGCTGGTCTAGCTCCAGAAGGCGGTAGAGACTATCTTCTGAGGACCTCTTATTGAAGCCGTCCACAGCGCGGAGCACAGCCTCTTGGTAGCTGAGGGCCTGGGCAGCGGCTGGAGGCACTGCcaggcccagcagcagcagcaacagtgaCCAACGCCCCCAGGAGAGGCTGACCCTCTGGATCTCCATGGTCCCCAAGCCTGCCTCCTCCCAGCCTTCAGGACCCTCTTTTATGCCCAGCCTGGGCCCGTTTCAAAGGCCTGGCCAGGAACCTTCCCAACCCGCCCTATCTCTGGCCACCTGCCAGGCTGTGGGCTGCGGCTTGCCTCAGCTCCGCTGTTGCCTCACGGGGCTTGCTGGACCGTAGGCAAGACCTGCCTCGTGTGCAAGGTGAAGAAATGGTTTCTCCACCGCCCTGACAATGCCTTGACCTCTCGGGCCCCTCGGTGGTTTTAGCCAAGGTTGCTCAAGAAAATTGTGTCGCCAGGAAAGGAAGGGAGCCAGGCACCTGTCCTACATCTTTCTCCCCACTGCGGCCTCCTCAGGAATCAACATAGTGTACTGTGCTCCCACTAAATCCACAGCTCTAGGCACTGCCTGCCACCCAGTAGGCACTCACGTTTGATGAATAAATAGTGGTGACTGCCCTCCATCTTACCCATCAGCCCGTCCTGAGGGAGACTTGCAAGGCTACTCCATGCTGTTGTCTAGGCCCAGCCCCCCCGTCAGTTCAGGGGCTCAGTTCCATCTGTCCCCTCTCCTGGATTCTTTTCTACTGCTTTTCATTCTAGAATTGTCCTCATTCCACCCCCAGTGTGGCCTGTTGTCCTGACGCCTCCCCAGCCAAGCCTGAGGGAGGGTTGTCTACAACTACATCGACCCACTTCTTTGCTCTCTCACACTCGAAGCCACTGCAGGCTGGCCAGCCCGTGCTGGGTCCAGTGGCCAGTCtcaagccttgtctttctttaCCCAGGCCCTGGGGACCCTCTGTCCTCCTAACACTGCCCCGCCTCCTTCTCCCCAAGGCTgctctcctgcgtttgctcctgTCCCCCTGGTCGCTCCTTCTCAGTCTCCTCCCAAGACTTTTCCCTTAATATGGAGGGCTTGCAGAGTGGCATCCTAGGCCGCTTCTCTTCCCAATCCTTACGTCACCCTGGGGACACCAGTTATCATGGACAGACATCGGCTGGTCTGTATCTCTGCATTCAAGACTCCCGtgaagcctggccaggcggtagtgcagtggatagaacgtcagaatgggatgcagaggacccaggttcgaaaccctgggcttgcctggtcaaggcacatatgggagttgatgcttccagctcctcccccccttctctctctctgtctctcctctctctcgctctctctcctctctaaaatgaataaaaaaaatattaaaaaaaaataaaaaataaaaaagaggcctgacctgtggtggcgcagtggataaagcgtcaacctggaaatgctgaggtctccggttcaaaaccctgggcttgcctggttaaggcacatatgggagttgatgcttccagctcctcccccctgtctctctctctctctctctctctgtctctctctctccctgactctctctctctctctctccctctctctctcctctctaaaatgaataaaataaataaataaataaataaataaataaataaataaataaataaaaataaaaaataaaaaagactcccGTGAAGAGCCCTAGCTGGCTGTCCCCAGGCCACCTGGCCTGCTGTTTTGGTGGGTGCCGCTGCACAAGCCCTGAGCTGAACGCCCGGGGAGCACCCCACCTGCTCCTTCTTCCCCTCAGGGACACTCCCCTCGGACCTTGCCACCACACCTGCCCCGGCTCCTACCATCGTCATCTTTCCCTGGACATGCAGCCACGAGCTCCGGACTCCACCTTCTCCGGGTTCGGGGCTCCCCCGACAACAGCCCACTTTCCACGCCATGACCTAGGGGCTCTTTCAAACTGCTGATGTGGCCACTTCACCGCCAGCCCTCAGGAGCCCACCCCCCAGGCTGGCATCAGGGCctgggtctttttatttttttacatttatttttattttatttttttacagagtcagagagagggatagatagggacagacagacaggaacagagagagatgagaagcatcaatcattagtttttcattaggataccttagttgttcattgattcctttctcatatgtgccttgaccgcgggccttcagcagaccgagtaaccccttgctcaagccagtgaccttgggtccaagctggtgagcttttttgctcaaaccagatgagcctgtgcttgaactggcaacctcggggtcttgaacctgggtcctccgcatcccagtctgacgctctatccactgtgccaccgcctggtcaggcagggcctgGAGTCTTGCTGCTCCCCATCGCCCTCACCTGCAGCCCCATGTGCCCCATGCGGCAGGCCACCACGGCCCCCACCAATCCCCCTGAGCCTCCTGCGCTTTCTCCCCTCTGCTTGGCACCCCATCCCACCcgtgaagccttccctgacctccgACCAGGCATGGCAACCTCCTCCTCTTTGCTGCCACAGCCTGCAGGAAGTCTCTGATTTGACCCCAAATGACTCCCTGCTCAGTGCTCAAGTTGAGACACCAGGCTGGGTGGCTGGTGCTGGGAGAGAGGGGCCCAGAGGCCAGGAGGACATTTCTAGCCCCAGCTCCGCTGGGGAatggccatgtggccaggaggcCTGGGGTAGCTGTTGCCTCTGTTGGCCTGTGGGACTCTTGGGGGCTTGGACAGGGCACCTCGGGAAGCGGAAGCCCGGATGAATGCAGCTGGCTGTGCACTCCGCCTgcggagaaggaaggaaaaatgggCCTGTGTGTAACCTGGTTTCATAGCCCAGGTATTGCCCCAGTGGGCTCTTGATCAAGCTGGGCTTGCACATCAGGGCTCTTTATAGTGGTTGGGAGGAGGGTCAGCCCAGAACACCCCACCCTCAGATCCAGTCTGGAtcccttacttttttttctggcttCAGGGTCCCCAAGGGGACAGAAGTAGGCATCACTGTTAGTCCTTAGACCAGGGTGTGATACCTGCCCAGGCCTGCACTCCTCCGGGTCAGATCCCATGCACTCAGAGCCCCTTCCCACATGGCTGGAGGAGACTTCTACCTGGGCCAACGCTGCACACTCCTTTCGCTTAGAATCAGCCAGGACCCAAGTGGCTTCCACAGGTCCTCTGATGCAAGTTAGAAGTGTGGATCCAGGGGACTCGCCTTCCCAACCTGGGCCACAGCACAGGGACCAGGCTTCCCAGCTTCCG
This window of the Saccopteryx bilineata isolate mSacBil1 chromosome 10, mSacBil1_pri_phased_curated, whole genome shotgun sequence genome carries:
- the CAMP gene encoding cathelicidin antimicrobial peptide yields the protein MEIQRVSLSWGRWSLLLLLLGLAVPPAAAQALSYQEAVLRAVDGFNKRSSEDSLYRLLELDQLPPGDDDPNTPKIVSFAVKETVCSKTTRRPPEQCNFKENGLVKQCIGTVFLDRDNGYFDISCDELQNVIFGDLGSRLGQLIQKGKQKIGRIIQRIKDFFSNIRPREEES